ACAAAAAGCTCGGCCCCGGCAGCCCGCACCTTTTCCACAACGGCGGCCACAACTTCGCCTTGATTCTCAACCGCGTGGTTGTCGCCGCAAACGAGCGTGCTCACGACCTGGGCACCATCGCCCATTAACTGCTCAAGCAAACGACCCGGCCCCACGGCCTCGGCCCGCTCCTCTAAAGGAGCGCCTGCCGCCTCCTCGCCGCCGATGCCCGCGAAAAATTGATTGATATAGTGAACGATTCTCATTGCCCGTCCTCCTGCACCTAGTCAGATAGTTTATTCTACCACACTAAAGACCGACATCTTTATATATCGCTCACCGCGCAGATCGCCGAATGGCAGGAGGAGGAATCA
The sequence above is drawn from the Nitrospinaceae bacterium genome and encodes:
- a CDS encoding glycine/betaine/sarcosine/D-proline family reductase selenoprotein B, with amino-acid sequence MRIVHYINQFFAGIGGEEAAGAPLEERAEAVGPGRLLEQLMGDGAQVVSTLVCGDNHAVENQGEVVAAVVEKVRAAGAELFV